Proteins from a single region of Bacillota bacterium:
- a CDS encoding Gfo/Idh/MocA family oxidoreductase translates to MVRIGILGCGFIGKVHAKAFAHIPNAKVVAVADHDSGRAREVADGLGAEVVATADDVLHRQDIDMVDVCLPTYLHARHVIAAARAGKHVLCEKPMAMNLEEADAMIEAAERADVAFMVGHTLRFWPEYVTIRDLIRQGELGRPVALAAARLGTQPMYSWDGWLLDPGRGGGAVPDLHIHDIDYIAWLLGRPKSVVARGRRSANGCWNHVFTTLDYGGGVAAFAEATFLVPPSFPFTMMLRAVCESGTAEFMSRSGVNIEAREGSAKTLTVYRKDGTVLRPDVARQDAYEAELAYFLRCIEDGRRPETTTPADARLSLEIVLAAIRSLETGDVVGM, encoded by the coding sequence TTGGTACGGATTGGGATTCTGGGATGCGGTTTCATCGGCAAGGTCCATGCCAAAGCATTCGCACACATACCCAACGCGAAAGTCGTAGCGGTGGCGGATCACGACAGCGGCCGCGCGAGGGAAGTGGCAGACGGGCTCGGCGCTGAGGTGGTCGCGACCGCGGATGATGTCCTGCATAGGCAAGACATCGATATGGTGGATGTGTGTCTTCCCACTTACCTCCACGCTCGTCACGTGATCGCCGCGGCTCGAGCCGGAAAGCACGTGCTCTGCGAGAAACCAATGGCTATGAACCTCGAGGAGGCCGACGCCATGATAGAGGCCGCCGAGCGTGCGGACGTCGCGTTCATGGTGGGCCACACGCTCCGGTTCTGGCCAGAGTACGTCACTATACGGGATCTCATACGTCAGGGTGAACTGGGACGGCCTGTCGCACTCGCGGCCGCGCGCCTCGGAACACAGCCGATGTATTCGTGGGACGGATGGCTTCTGGACCCCGGCCGCGGCGGAGGGGCGGTCCCGGACCTCCACATCCACGACATCGACTATATCGCGTGGCTCCTTGGGCGTCCCAAATCGGTCGTGGCCCGAGGAAGACGCTCAGCGAATGGGTGCTGGAACCATGTGTTTACCACACTGGATTACGGAGGCGGCGTCGCAGCGTTCGCTGAGGCAACCTTCCTCGTCCCGCCGAGCTTCCCGTTCACAATGATGCTCCGGGCCGTCTGCGAGAGCGGGACGGCGGAGTTCATGTCGAGGTCAGGCGTCAACATCGAAGCCCGTGAAGGGTCCGCAAAGACGCTTACGGTGTACCGCAAGGACGGCACGGTGCTCCGTCCGGACGTGGCGCGGCAAGACGCATATGAAGCGGAACTCGCGTACTTCCTCCGGTGCATCGAGGATGGCAGACGACCAGAGACAACAACCCCGGCGGATGCAAGGCTCTCACTAGAGATCGTGCTTGCTGCCATCCGTTCCCTGGAGACTGGTGATGTAGTGGGCATGTAA
- a CDS encoding amidohydrolase, producing the protein MMDESRILEEIRACENEIVKTYRTLHSMPEGPFEEHKTSAYIADRLVAAGFRVESGVAETGIVATLGRLTEPVVALRADMDALEHEVDGKKVFIHSCGHDAHSTMVLWAGEILARCYPQAREHLKLIFQPAEETGLGARRMAEAGAVDDVAVLLGIHLRPASECPLGKATPCLQHSASLTVRYKVTGKAAHSGRPHLGVNAADAVAASVLAVNSVKPDPLLCATVNVVSLEAGLGPAGIIPESGTMVVNIRAEHDGVAFELLKRVDSAVLHAASASGAVAEKVSVKHTPGAAYDPGTVAAVKRAISKILGEPGVIDRITTPGAEDFHSYRQYKPQLKTAYVGLGADLTPGLHDPRCEFNLKALALGVAVLGLSVIELACGPGA; encoded by the coding sequence ATGATGGACGAAAGCAGGATCCTCGAGGAGATCCGGGCATGCGAAAACGAGATCGTGAAAACGTATCGAACCCTCCACTCCATGCCCGAAGGGCCGTTCGAGGAGCACAAGACTTCCGCGTACATAGCCGACAGGCTTGTCGCTGCCGGCTTCCGGGTGGAGTCTGGCGTCGCGGAAACCGGTATCGTAGCTACACTGGGCCGACTCACGGAGCCCGTAGTCGCTTTGCGGGCTGACATGGATGCGCTGGAACACGAAGTCGACGGCAAGAAGGTTTTCATCCACTCGTGTGGCCACGACGCGCACTCGACGATGGTTCTGTGGGCGGGCGAAATCCTTGCCAGGTGCTATCCGCAAGCCCGGGAACACCTGAAACTTATATTCCAGCCCGCCGAGGAGACGGGGCTGGGGGCCAGAAGGATGGCTGAGGCCGGCGCGGTGGACGACGTGGCGGTGTTGCTGGGGATACACCTGCGGCCCGCGAGTGAGTGCCCCTTGGGCAAGGCAACCCCATGCCTCCAGCACTCGGCAAGCCTTACCGTTCGATACAAGGTGACGGGCAAGGCCGCTCACAGCGGGAGACCACACCTCGGCGTGAACGCGGCAGATGCTGTCGCGGCGTCGGTCCTCGCGGTCAACAGCGTCAAGCCAGACCCGCTGCTGTGCGCCACCGTAAACGTCGTGAGTCTCGAGGCAGGACTCGGCCCGGCGGGGATAATCCCGGAGTCTGGGACGATGGTCGTAAACATAAGGGCCGAGCATGACGGTGTAGCGTTCGAGCTGCTAAAGAGGGTAGACAGCGCTGTGCTGCACGCGGCCTCGGCTAGCGGAGCCGTGGCGGAGAAGGTATCAGTCAAACATACCCCTGGGGCTGCCTACGACCCGGGAACCGTGGCAGCGGTGAAGAGAGCGATCTCCAAGATCTTAGGCGAGCCCGGGGTGATCGATCGAATAACCACGCCCGGAGCTGAGGACTTCCATTCTTACAGGCAGTACAAGCCTCAACTCAAGACGGCCTACGTCGGCCTCGGGGCCGATCTCACCCCTGGTCTTCACGATCCCCGGTGTGAATTCAACCTGAAGGCTCTTGCACTCGGGGTGGCCGTGCTGGGACTATCAGTCATAGAGCTTGCGTGCGGGCCAGGAGCCTGA
- a CDS encoding ATPase produces MRFFLGLDGGGTKTACALCDEDGLIVGFSVGGPSNHLSLARGEEALREALRDVVEDAFSRAGIGRPRLSAACLALAGVGLDGRSPVAARVACEVVPADDIVLENDAVAALVGATAKDWGVVVISGTGSIAVGIDREGRRARAGGWGYLIGDEGSGYDIGRRGLTAVARAHDGRGNYTILVEKALAHYRLDTLDGLRSVLYRSETKAKDIASFAPLVVAAACEGDAASVDILQTAGRELGLSAVAVVKALGLEDEEFDVAPCGSVFKAGQLVVGPFRSELLRAAPSARIVSPRFPAVIGALMIALRRSGRVVDGAVLSNMARGCLECGLPVGDVGEATCEGKD; encoded by the coding sequence ATGCGCTTTTTCCTTGGACTGGATGGCGGGGGCACGAAAACCGCGTGCGCGCTGTGCGATGAGGATGGTCTCATCGTCGGCTTTTCCGTTGGGGGGCCGTCAAATCATCTTTCACTTGCGCGCGGCGAGGAGGCTCTCCGAGAGGCCCTGAGGGACGTGGTGGAAGACGCTTTTTCGCGGGCGGGGATCGGGCGCCCGAGGCTAAGCGCGGCCTGTCTCGCGTTGGCGGGAGTCGGGCTTGACGGGCGGAGCCCGGTCGCCGCGAGGGTGGCATGCGAGGTTGTGCCGGCGGACGACATCGTGCTCGAAAACGATGCGGTTGCTGCGCTGGTCGGCGCCACCGCGAAAGACTGGGGAGTAGTCGTCATATCCGGGACGGGGAGCATTGCGGTGGGGATCGACCGCGAGGGGCGAAGGGCAAGAGCGGGAGGCTGGGGCTACCTCATAGGGGACGAGGGCAGCGGCTACGACATCGGAAGGAGGGGGCTCACAGCGGTTGCGAGGGCACACGACGGGCGGGGGAACTACACCATCCTCGTGGAGAAGGCGCTCGCCCACTATCGCCTGGACACGCTCGACGGACTCAGAAGCGTGCTGTATCGCTCTGAGACGAAGGCGAAGGACATCGCGTCTTTCGCGCCGCTTGTGGTCGCGGCAGCATGTGAAGGTGACGCTGCGTCGGTGGACATCCTCCAGACTGCTGGGAGGGAACTCGGCCTATCTGCCGTTGCCGTGGTGAAGGCGCTTGGATTGGAAGACGAGGAATTCGACGTGGCGCCCTGCGGGAGCGTCTTCAAGGCAGGCCAACTCGTGGTCGGTCCCTTTAGGTCTGAGCTACTCCGGGCAGCTCCGTCGGCGAGGATAGTGAGCCCACGCTTTCCGGCGGTGATAGGGGCCTTGATGATCGCGCTTCGGAGGTCCGGCCGCGTCGTGGACGGTGCGGTGCTGTCGAACATGGCAAGGGGCTGCCTCGAATGCGGGCTTCCAGTGGGGGATGTGGGGGAAGCGACGTGCGAGGGGAAGGACTAA
- a CDS encoding GNAT family N-acetyltransferase, translating into MADASASEGGIPRLDGPRSLMIEELAQAVELSTEVFYPGGTSMGLQFPLLFAPDNVGQLRVFSEGGRLVSLVGCLHQTILVEGHPLPVGSIGSVCTRPEYQGHGLARRLVSDVFGRLRAAGIPVALISGDRGLYKQLGCVEAGCFERFELTGDDWARFLTSRERRRTLRDEVSCRPFEERDLPVLHELYRREPVRFFRSLEQFDKLVWKHPRLKRLLGDERIVVAYRERPERVSAYVITRVRAVQAGLTRLHIVEYAGVRDAVIDTIGTIIGETSPSVITFTVPANDGQLLDLLTADGLSGTRCTLPGHTLYITDPGTLLAKLSSYIQERTGMEVGKEVLIAEAPGVSEGQETRWNLRVGGELVEIPSRQHLTRLVFGGMTPQDLESIVPRGGTAARRFLEQAFPVPLPVPGLNYV; encoded by the coding sequence GTGGCAGACGCTTCGGCTTCGGAAGGCGGCATCCCGAGGCTCGACGGCCCTCGGAGCCTTATGATCGAGGAGTTGGCGCAAGCAGTTGAGCTCTCAACCGAGGTCTTCTATCCGGGTGGCACAAGCATGGGGCTCCAGTTCCCGCTGCTGTTTGCCCCGGATAACGTCGGGCAGCTGCGGGTGTTTTCTGAGGGCGGAAGGCTTGTTTCGCTCGTGGGATGCCTCCACCAGACGATCCTGGTAGAGGGTCATCCACTGCCAGTCGGGTCAATAGGGTCGGTATGCACGCGGCCCGAGTACCAAGGTCATGGGCTAGCGCGGAGGCTGGTCTCTGACGTGTTTGGGCGGCTCCGGGCAGCAGGGATTCCCGTGGCGTTGATATCCGGGGACCGAGGTCTCTACAAGCAGCTCGGGTGCGTCGAGGCAGGGTGCTTCGAGCGGTTCGAGCTCACCGGCGACGATTGGGCCAGGTTCCTGACGAGTCGTGAGCGGAGAAGGACATTGCGGGATGAGGTATCGTGCCGCCCCTTTGAGGAACGCGACTTGCCCGTCCTGCATGAGCTGTACCGCAGAGAGCCCGTGAGGTTCTTCCGCAGCCTGGAGCAGTTTGACAAGCTTGTCTGGAAACACCCCCGATTGAAGCGGCTGCTTGGAGATGAGCGGATCGTTGTAGCATACAGAGAGCGTCCGGAGCGGGTGTCGGCTTACGTCATTACGCGGGTGCGGGCTGTCCAAGCCGGCCTCACCAGGCTGCACATCGTCGAGTACGCGGGCGTCCGCGACGCGGTGATTGACACGATCGGCACTATCATTGGCGAGACCTCTCCTTCGGTCATCACGTTTACTGTGCCAGCGAACGACGGGCAGTTGCTCGACCTCCTGACCGCGGACGGGCTTTCCGGAACGCGATGCACACTGCCCGGACACACGCTCTACATAACCGACCCGGGAACCCTCCTCGCAAAGCTGTCCTCATACATCCAAGAGCGAACCGGCATGGAGGTCGGCAAGGAAGTACTCATCGCGGAGGCCCCTGGCGTATCCGAGGGTCAGGAAACGCGTTGGAACCTGCGTGTGGGTGGCGAACTAGTGGAAATACCGAGCCGTCAGCATCTGACCCGGCTGGTTTTCGGTGGGATGACCCCGCAAGACCTCGAGAGCATTGTCCCGCGTGGCGGAACCGCGGCAAGGCGTTTCCTGGAGCAGGCCTTCCCCGTGCCGCTCCCGGTGCCGGGGTTGAACTACGTTTAG
- a CDS encoding family 10 glycosylhydrolase: MTGVLRRGSVILVAVLLAVVLGGGMTASAAGSHQEYGVRGVWLWGSTVRDVGAETIARDLEANHVNVVFLLVRGTAGTAGYNSGLAPMVDPSRDVLAEMIAACHPRGIEVHAWFVFNQDKAYTDAHPEDRAWHRGKPDSGDKPYEMTDGKVCPASQDHLEYTEAMIREVLENYDVDGIHLDYIRYGHAVYCFCPHHYEKAAALGIDIERVRQALGKTFYSGPWGAPDPQYIFDAYENEAYPEHRDVKAWIDMRADEIRAAVESMRNIVKEVKPNAAFSASLMPEGALADSKTFALCHYGQRYCDAELYDFICPMAYHVDYGKTPAWVGTVTQGAITESNGKPRVYAGVQAYGKVTAQDLAEAVKAARLSGADGFVLFKYGDISGEEWNAVNQALGEIGPWVTLDERITVGPNPASERVTFWYDIPEAGTLCIYDIAGRLVYSAELASGKGSIEWNLTTSSGARLAPGVYVFTVVVPGEAPSRPQRLAIRP, encoded by the coding sequence ATGACAGGGGTTCTTCGGAGAGGCTCTGTGATCCTCGTGGCGGTTCTCTTGGCTGTGGTGTTGGGTGGAGGCATGACCGCATCCGCTGCCGGAAGCCATCAGGAATATGGGGTCAGAGGGGTGTGGCTGTGGGGAAGCACTGTGCGAGACGTGGGCGCCGAGACTATAGCGAGGGATCTGGAAGCAAACCATGTGAACGTGGTGTTTCTGCTGGTGAGAGGGACCGCTGGGACGGCGGGTTATAATAGCGGCCTTGCCCCGATGGTTGATCCCTCTAGAGATGTGCTTGCGGAGATGATAGCTGCGTGCCATCCCAGAGGGATCGAGGTCCACGCATGGTTTGTCTTCAACCAGGATAAGGCATACACAGATGCGCATCCCGAGGATCGCGCCTGGCACCGGGGAAAACCTGATTCAGGGGATAAGCCCTATGAGATGACCGATGGGAAAGTGTGTCCCGCTTCTCAAGACCACCTCGAATACACCGAGGCGATGATCCGAGAAGTCCTCGAGAACTACGATGTGGACGGCATCCATTTGGACTACATACGGTATGGACACGCGGTGTACTGTTTCTGCCCCCACCATTACGAGAAGGCCGCGGCTCTGGGCATCGACATCGAGCGTGTGAGACAAGCCCTCGGCAAGACGTTTTATAGCGGTCCATGGGGGGCCCCCGATCCTCAATACATATTCGACGCGTACGAAAACGAGGCTTACCCGGAGCATCGCGACGTCAAGGCGTGGATTGACATGCGCGCCGACGAGATCAGGGCAGCCGTAGAAAGCATGCGGAATATTGTGAAAGAGGTCAAGCCGAACGCTGCGTTCTCGGCAAGCCTCATGCCTGAAGGCGCGCTTGCTGATTCCAAGACGTTTGCGCTGTGCCACTACGGGCAGCGGTACTGCGACGCGGAGCTCTACGATTTCATTTGTCCCATGGCCTATCACGTTGACTACGGCAAAACACCTGCCTGGGTGGGGACCGTGACTCAGGGAGCCATTACGGAGAGCAACGGAAAACCGAGAGTCTATGCCGGCGTTCAGGCCTACGGCAAGGTCACAGCTCAGGACCTGGCTGAGGCTGTGAAGGCCGCCCGCCTGTCGGGAGCAGATGGCTTCGTGCTCTTCAAGTATGGGGATATCAGCGGCGAAGAGTGGAACGCCGTGAATCAGGCGCTAGGTGAAATCGGCCCCTGGGTGACCTTGGATGAAAGGATCACCGTTGGTCCGAACCCGGCATCGGAACGGGTCACGTTTTGGTACGACATCCCCGAAGCCGGCACTCTATGTATCTATGACATCGCTGGTCGGCTTGTATACAGCGCCGAGCTCGCATCGGGCAAGGGATCCATCGAGTGGAATCTGACTACGTCAAGCGGGGCGCGGCTTGCGCCTGGGGTCTACGTGTTCACTGTTGTGGTCCCTGGTGAGGCGCCGTCGAGGCCGCAGCGTCTGGCGATCCGCCCGTAG
- a CDS encoding glycoside hydrolase family 3 protein, whose translation MESASNCTNIESVLDSMDLKQKIGQMMMVGFPEPFHGELPPGVTGLLRDPGIGGVAVLARNARTPESMRALTTELQRAARAAGAAAPLFVHGDSEGGIVMQVTEGACTFPGAMAIGATGSTRHAYEAAYAMGCEALAMGMNIVSAPVVDVNAEPDNPIIGVRSFGDDPDEVSRLAEAMIRGFRDAGVVCEAKHFPGHGRTRYDTHEDLPTIDFPGEDLARVELAPFAAAIKAGVPAIMTAHIAYPALGAPRGVPATLSWDILTGLLRRKLLFEGVVITDCLEMRAIKDNYGPGQAAVAAVNAGADIVLMCHTLALQRQAIDALITAVEDGTIPRARIDESVRRILRAKAAWLGDFERAEAGYGKGLEMVGCREHRLIEQEVARASITVVRDHRGILPLAPSTSNAYAVVYPSTMPLFRKEDARDKVSVLGEAIRTRCPRTREVDVPLRPAAEDIRRAVDAALEADVVIVATSCKTPADEMAQGALVKALMETGKPIVALAIRNPYDLRAYPEVETYLVTYGYRDCSIRAAAEVMFGEIRPQGRLPVAIPGLYPRGHGMRF comes from the coding sequence GTGGAGAGCGCAAGCAATTGCACAAACATTGAGTCGGTCCTGGACTCCATGGACCTCAAGCAGAAAATCGGCCAGATGATGATGGTTGGCTTCCCGGAGCCCTTTCACGGGGAGCTGCCGCCGGGGGTCACCGGACTCCTTAGGGATCCCGGCATAGGCGGAGTTGCGGTCCTTGCAAGAAACGCAAGGACCCCGGAGTCGATGAGAGCTCTCACTACCGAGCTGCAAAGAGCAGCCCGTGCCGCAGGAGCCGCTGCGCCTTTATTCGTCCACGGGGACAGCGAAGGCGGTATAGTCATGCAGGTGACCGAGGGCGCTTGCACGTTTCCAGGCGCCATGGCTATCGGTGCAACGGGCAGCACGCGGCACGCCTATGAAGCGGCATATGCGATGGGCTGCGAGGCTCTCGCTATGGGCATGAACATTGTATCGGCGCCCGTTGTGGACGTGAACGCGGAACCGGACAACCCGATAATCGGGGTCCGCTCGTTCGGGGATGACCCCGACGAGGTGTCGCGGCTCGCGGAGGCGATGATCCGCGGATTCCGAGACGCGGGTGTGGTCTGTGAGGCCAAGCACTTTCCAGGTCACGGAAGGACGAGGTACGATACCCACGAGGACCTGCCGACGATAGATTTCCCCGGCGAAGACCTGGCAAGAGTGGAGCTCGCGCCATTCGCCGCAGCCATCAAGGCCGGAGTGCCGGCCATAATGACTGCCCACATCGCATACCCTGCACTCGGCGCCCCTCGCGGTGTTCCTGCGACGCTGTCGTGGGACATCCTGACAGGGCTTCTCCGCCGCAAGCTCCTGTTTGAGGGGGTCGTCATAACGGACTGCTTGGAGATGCGGGCGATCAAAGACAACTACGGGCCCGGGCAGGCTGCCGTGGCAGCTGTGAACGCTGGCGCCGACATCGTCCTGATGTGTCACACGTTGGCTCTTCAGAGACAGGCAATCGATGCTCTCATAACGGCCGTCGAAGACGGTACCATCCCGAGGGCGCGGATCGACGAATCCGTGCGCAGGATCCTCCGTGCCAAGGCGGCCTGGCTCGGCGATTTCGAGAGGGCCGAGGCCGGGTACGGCAAGGGGCTGGAGATGGTTGGCTGCAGGGAGCACAGGCTCATAGAGCAGGAAGTTGCTCGGGCGTCCATCACAGTTGTCAGAGATCACCGGGGCATATTGCCTCTAGCCCCGTCCACCAGCAACGCATACGCAGTCGTGTACCCTTCAACGATGCCGCTCTTCCGAAAAGAAGACGCTCGGGACAAGGTAAGCGTGCTTGGGGAAGCTATCAGAACCCGTTGTCCTCGGACGAGAGAGGTGGACGTTCCTCTACGGCCTGCCGCCGAGGATATCCGTCGCGCTGTGGACGCGGCACTTGAGGCTGACGTGGTCATCGTGGCAACGTCGTGCAAGACCCCGGCTGACGAGATGGCTCAGGGAGCTTTGGTGAAGGCTCTCATGGAGACCGGTAAACCCATTGTGGCTCTCGCCATCAGAAACCCATACGACTTGCGAGCATATCCCGAGGTGGAGACCTACCTGGTCACGTACGGTTATCGCGATTGCTCAATACGGGCAGCTGCGGAAGTCATGTTCGGTGAGATACGCCCCCAGGGCAGGCTTCCGGTGGCAATCCCGGGGCTGTACCCAAGAGGGCATGGAATGCGGTTCTGA
- a CDS encoding carbohydrate ABC transporter permease, whose product MTRGRSGRIQGYILGVLKYAALILGALVMAAPFLWMISTSLAPDSVIISYQLIPTDVTLANYVKAWNFSRSFDESVSLGTFFWNSLIVSVLITGPALIIDSLAGYVLARRRVPGKNLLFYLALGTMMVPFYVIAIPLYLVVRRLGWLDSYQGMIVPFLASGFGIFMFKQFFQTIPQDLEDAARVDGCSAFRTYMSIMLPLAKPVTATMAIFKAMWSWNLFFWPLLIINNIRLKTLPLALTMFRGLNVTQWGTLCAGMTLATLPIVIVYLSMQNLFQKGIMIGSIKG is encoded by the coding sequence TTGACTAGAGGACGCAGCGGACGAATTCAGGGATACATCTTGGGAGTACTCAAGTATGCAGCCTTGATACTCGGCGCACTTGTGATGGCGGCACCGTTTCTTTGGATGATCTCGACTTCACTTGCTCCTGATTCGGTTATCATATCGTACCAGCTGATCCCGACAGATGTCACGTTGGCCAATTACGTGAAGGCATGGAACTTCTCCCGCAGCTTCGATGAATCCGTAAGCCTCGGAACGTTCTTCTGGAACAGCCTCATCGTAAGCGTGCTCATCACAGGGCCGGCGCTGATAATAGACTCTCTTGCAGGCTACGTCCTAGCCAGAAGGAGGGTCCCCGGGAAGAATCTTCTGTTCTACCTTGCCCTGGGAACTATGATGGTTCCGTTTTACGTGATCGCCATCCCGTTGTACCTGGTCGTGCGGAGATTAGGGTGGCTGGATTCATATCAAGGCATGATCGTGCCGTTCCTGGCCAGCGGTTTCGGCATCTTCATGTTCAAGCAGTTCTTTCAGACGATCCCTCAGGACCTCGAGGATGCGGCACGAGTGGACGGCTGCTCTGCGTTTCGTACATACATGTCCATAATGCTTCCTCTCGCGAAGCCGGTCACGGCCACCATGGCAATATTCAAGGCAATGTGGTCATGGAACCTCTTCTTCTGGCCCCTTCTCATCATCAACAACATCAGGCTCAAGACGCTGCCGCTAGCTCTGACGATGTTCAGGGGCTTGAATGTGACACAATGGGGGACGCTGTGTGCCGGGATGACTCTTGCAACTCTGCCGATAGTCATCGTGTACCTGTCGATGCAAAACTTGTTCCAAAAGGGCATTATGATCGGCTCGATAAAGGGTTGA
- a CDS encoding sugar ABC transporter permease, producing the protein MVYRVGELLESYSMIAPAYMVFLVFIFIPVAWSFYLSLFNYSILSLRQPQFAGLANFIKMFKDSVFRVAIWNTLRYSLGTVPARLVLGLALALLLDQKHLFGKNFLRTIYFLPVVTSMVAASIVWSLVFNASEAGLANQMLKALGFPPKGWLADSRLAMFSVCIMSVWKELGYVMTIFLAGLQGIPPELHEAAAIDGATGWQRIRFITIPLLKPTTFFILVTEVIGSFQVFTQTYVMTGGGPGYSTTTLINLLYTKGFFEFDMGYASALAVTLFLGLLLLSWVMRRAFRAEEIVY; encoded by the coding sequence GTGGTGTACAGAGTTGGCGAGCTCCTGGAGTCATACTCCATGATCGCTCCCGCCTACATGGTCTTCCTTGTGTTCATATTCATACCAGTGGCGTGGAGCTTCTACCTGAGCCTGTTCAACTACAGCATCTTGTCTCTAAGGCAGCCCCAATTTGCCGGGCTCGCTAATTTCATTAAAATGTTCAAAGACAGCGTTTTCAGGGTCGCAATCTGGAACACCCTGCGTTACAGCCTGGGCACCGTGCCTGCACGCCTGGTGTTGGGTCTTGCTCTTGCGCTTCTGCTAGACCAGAAGCATTTGTTCGGCAAGAACTTCCTCCGGACGATTTACTTCCTGCCCGTTGTCACCTCGATGGTTGCGGCCTCGATCGTGTGGTCGCTGGTCTTCAACGCAAGCGAGGCCGGCCTCGCAAACCAGATGCTCAAGGCGTTGGGCTTTCCTCCGAAGGGGTGGCTTGCAGATTCCAGACTTGCAATGTTTTCCGTATGCATAATGAGCGTGTGGAAGGAATTAGGATACGTCATGACCATCTTCCTTGCGGGCCTTCAGGGGATCCCGCCAGAATTGCATGAGGCCGCGGCGATCGACGGCGCAACGGGGTGGCAGAGGATCCGGTTCATAACCATCCCCCTGCTCAAACCGACGACCTTCTTCATCCTGGTCACCGAGGTTATCGGTTCTTTCCAGGTATTTACACAAACGTACGTCATGACGGGCGGCGGGCCAGGTTACAGCACTACAACGCTGATTAACCTGCTGTACACAAAGGGGTTCTTCGAGTTCGATATGGGGTACGCGAGCGCGCTCGCGGTTACGTTGTTTCTCGGGCTGCTGCTGCTGAGCTGGGTGATGCGCCGAGCCTTCCGGGCGGAGGAGATCGTGTATTAG